The genomic region GGAAACACAACTCAGGGAACTGCAGTGCCGTTCGCGACCTCCTTCAACCAGAGGCGCAGCTCGGTCTTGAGGATCTTGCCGTAACTGTTCTTGGGCAGCTCCGTGCAAAATACGTACTTCTTCGGTTTTTTGAATGACGCCATGCGTTCGACGAACCATGCGTTGAGCAAAGACTCATCGAGCGATCCTGCTGCACGGGGAACGACGAACGCTACCACCCTTTCCCCCCACTGCACATCCGGCTCGCCAACCACACAGACTTCAAATACTTCCGGGTGCTGCGCCAACACTTCTTCTACTTCCCGAGGGTACACGTTGCAGCCGCCGGAAATGATCACATCCTTGGAGCGATCGGTGAGCGTCAGATAACCCGCGCGATCAAGAAAGCCGATGTCGCCGGTTAACAGCCAGCCATCCACCAAGGTCTGGCGAGTCGCCGCGTCGTTGCGCCAGTAGCCTTGCATGACGGTGGGACCACGCACGGCGATTTCCCCTGACTGGCCGGGAGGCAACGGCCGGTGCTCAGGGTCCAGAATCCTGATCTCCATGCACGAATGTGCCCGCCCCACGGAAGCTGCCAGAGACGCCCAGTCGGGACGGTTTCGATCCGCGATCAACTCACGCGACAACGCGCTGATCGTCATCGGGCTCTCCCCCTGACCATAGATCTGCACCAGCCGCGCGCCAAAGGTCTCGACCGCTTCTTGCAGATCCTTCAGGTACATCGGCGCGCCACCGTAGACAATGGTTTTGATCCCGTCGCCGCCGTAGCCTTGGCGCCGAGTCTGTTCAACCATGCGCTTGACCATGGTTGGCGCGGCGAACAACATGAGATTGCGCAGCCCGCTCGCCAGCTCGAACAGCTCGTCGGCCTTGAAACCACGGGATTCGGGGACAACATGACGAGCCCCGCAACGCACATGGATAAAGTTGTAGAGGCCGGCGCCATGGGACATCGGGGCCGCGTACACCACTGCATCATCCGGACTGACCGGATCAACGTCGAGCGGATAACACAGCGACATGGCCGTCAGGTTGCCGTGGGACAGCATCACCCCCTTGGATCGCCCGGTGGTACCGGAGGTGTAGAACAGCCAGGCAAGGTCATCGGCATCACGAGAGCAAGGATCTTCCGACGTCGCCGCATCGAACGAAGCACACACCACACTGTCCGCTTCATTCAGTTCGCGACAGCCCTGCGGCAACATCTCGGGCGAGAACACCTTGCCGCCCTCGGTGAAAATCAGACGGGCTTGCGCATCACTGGCGATCCAGCCAGCTTCAACAGGGTGCAGCTTGCAGTTGATCGGCACCGCGACCGCGCCAATCCACCAGACGCAATAGAGTATTTCGAGGTATTCGCAACTGTTCTTCATGAACAGCGCCACACGATCGCCGGGCGCAATGCCGTGCTCGCCTATGAGCTGCGCGGCACGACTACGGACATGAGCGGCAAACGTGGCGTAGTCGGCGACTTGCCGCTGCCCCTCAAATAACGCTGGACGTTCTGGCCAGCGTCGACCGGCGTCGTTCAGCCAGTTGGCAATGTTCATGCTCAAGCCCTGTGAGCCTGAAGCACCGAGGCATAATTGGCGACCGCCATGCCACCCATGTTGAACAACAGACCGAACTCGGGGTTCGGCACGGCCAGGCCGACAGGCTCGCCCGTCAACTGCCAAAAGGCCATAGCGTGCATCGATACCCCCGTGGCGCCCACAGGATGCCCCTTGGCCTTGAGCCCGCCAGACAGGTTCACCGGCAAACGCCCGCCCGCCCGCACAGTACCGTCATCCAGCGCTCGGTGCCCCTCACCTTTGGGGGCCAGGCCCATGGCTTCGTAGATCAGCAGTTCGGCAATGGTGAAACAGTCATGGACCTCGGCAAAACTCAGATCGCCCAAGGTGACATTAGCCCCGCGCAAAGCCGAATGGATCGCACGCCGTGGGCCTTCAAACGCGATGATGTCACGCTGGGCAATCGGCAGGAAATCGTTGACTTGAGCCACCGAGCGAATCAGCACCTCACGACGAAACTGCCTGGCTCGCCTGGACGAGGCCAGCACAATGGCGGCAGCCCCATCGCTGATCAGCGAACAGTCGGTCAGACGCAGCGCCTGCGCCACATACGGATTGGTTTTGGACACATTGTTGCAATGTTCGAAATCCATGACCCGGTGCATCTGCGCCAAGGGGTTGGCCATGGCGTTGGAGTGGTTTTTGGTGGCGATGGCGGCCATCGATGCCATCGGGCACTGGTGGCGGTCACGGTACTGTTGCGCAGCCAGGCCGAACAACTGCGGAAAACTGAGCCCGGCCTCTTGGGCGTCGTTCTGATAACCGGCACCGGCCAGGGCCTTGGTGACCTCGGCTGTAGAGTTGGAAGTCATCTTCTCGGCGCCCACGATCAACACCAGCTCAGCAGAGCCTGAGCGGATCGCATTGATCCCCGCGTGAATCGCCGCCGAGCCCGAGGCGCAGGCGTTTTCACAGCGAGTGGCAGGCTTGAAGCGCAAGCCTGCGTCGGCTTGCAGCATCAATGAAGCGGGAAAACCATCCGCAACCATCCCCGAATTGAAATGCCCGAGGAACAGGGCGTCGACTTCTGAGGCGTCGATGGCGGCATCCGCCAGGGCTTCGCGGGTAACCTGCACGATAAGGTCTTCCAGCGTAGAACCGTCCAGACGACCAAAACGGGAGTGAGCGGCAGCGACGATGGAAACGGAATGGGGCATGGTGATTTTCTTCTGTGCTTGAATCAGGTATTCATTACAATGACCTACCGTCCGGATCACTCGCTAGTTCGTACAACTACGTACTCGCATAAGTAACTGCACTGACCCACGGTATCGTTAGCAAGGAATTGTAAGTCGAGGCAGGATGCCCAATGACCGTCTTCGCAAAGCAACTCAAAGACCTTGAACGTCTGGCGTTCCAGGTGTCACCCGCCCCGCAGCTCATCACCGGCAACCGCGTGATGCTCGACTGCAACGAGGCATTTCTGGAGCTGTTCGGTTACGCTCGCGAGGAGCTTCTGGGTCATCTGACCCTGCTGATCTACCCCTCCCAGGCGGACTACAAGG from Pseudomonas sp. GGS8 harbors:
- a CDS encoding acetyl-CoA acetyltransferase; translated protein: MPHSVSIVAAAHSRFGRLDGSTLEDLIVQVTREALADAAIDASEVDALFLGHFNSGMVADGFPASLMLQADAGLRFKPATRCENACASGSAAIHAGINAIRSGSAELVLIVGAEKMTSNSTAEVTKALAGAGYQNDAQEAGLSFPQLFGLAAQQYRDRHQCPMASMAAIATKNHSNAMANPLAQMHRVMDFEHCNNVSKTNPYVAQALRLTDCSLISDGAAAIVLASSRRARQFRREVLIRSVAQVNDFLPIAQRDIIAFEGPRRAIHSALRGANVTLGDLSFAEVHDCFTIAELLIYEAMGLAPKGEGHRALDDGTVRAGGRLPVNLSGGLKAKGHPVGATGVSMHAMAFWQLTGEPVGLAVPNPEFGLLFNMGGMAVANYASVLQAHRA
- a CDS encoding class I adenylate-forming enzyme family protein, with the protein product MNIANWLNDAGRRWPERPALFEGQRQVADYATFAAHVRSRAAQLIGEHGIAPGDRVALFMKNSCEYLEILYCVWWIGAVAVPINCKLHPVEAGWIASDAQARLIFTEGGKVFSPEMLPQGCRELNEADSVVCASFDAATSEDPCSRDADDLAWLFYTSGTTGRSKGVMLSHGNLTAMSLCYPLDVDPVSPDDAVVYAAPMSHGAGLYNFIHVRCGARHVVPESRGFKADELFELASGLRNLMLFAAPTMVKRMVEQTRRQGYGGDGIKTIVYGGAPMYLKDLQEAVETFGARLVQIYGQGESPMTISALSRELIADRNRPDWASLAASVGRAHSCMEIRILDPEHRPLPPGQSGEIAVRGPTVMQGYWRNDAATRQTLVDGWLLTGDIGFLDRAGYLTLTDRSKDVIISGGCNVYPREVEEVLAQHPEVFEVCVVGEPDVQWGERVVAFVVPRAAGSLDESLLNAWFVERMASFKKPKKYVFCTELPKNSYGKILKTELRLWLKEVANGTAVP